The stretch of DNA CGACCTCGCGTTCATCCTCGCGCTGTACCGCAAGGAGTTCCTGCCGGACGTCGTCATCGTCAAGAAGCGGCGTCGGAAGTGGGAGGACCTCTACATTCGCGAGGAGGACGTCGACGGCAGCGCCCTCGGCGATGGGGCGTGGGACACAGTCAAACGCGCGATTTACCCGTACTACAAGCGATAAGCAATGAGCTTAGAAAAGAAAGACGAGATGGACCACAAAGGGTGGATGAAGCGGAAGGACCTGACCCCCGTGGAGACCACCTTCCTGACGGCACTCATCTGGATGGACAAGCGGCTCCGGGTCGTCGACTACCTGGAACTGCTGGAAGACCTGTACTACAAGGTCAACATGCAGATGCCGAAAAGCCACACCGAACAGTACGATCTGGACAACAAGTTCTGGTACTGGTACCCGCTGTACGCGCTGGGGTCGTTCTCGACGCTGGCGTACATCGTCGCCGCCGTGAGCGGCGCCTTGCTGGGGTTCTACTACGCCCCCGCACAGACCGGCGACCCGAGTACGGCGTACAACTCGATCACGTTCATCATGACGGACCTCCAGTTCGGGTTCATGCTGCGATCCATTCACCGGTGGTCGGCGCAGGTGATGGTCGCGGCCGTGTTCCTTCACATGCTCCGCGTCTACTTCACGGGCGCGTACAAGGAACCGCGCGAACTCAACTGGCTGCTGGGTATCGTCCTGATCAGCCTGACGATGGTGTTCGGGTACACGGGCTACCTGCTCCCGTGGGACCAGCTCGCCTTCTGGGCGGGACAGATCGGCGTCGAGATGTCGCTGTCCATCCCGCTGGCCGGCGAGTGGATCGCCCAACTCCTGTTCGGCGGCTTCACGCTGAGTCAGGCGACGCTCCAGCGCATGTACATCCTCCACGTGTTCCTACTTCCCTTCGTCGTGACGACGCTGATCGCCATCCACATCGGCATCGTCTGGGTGCAGGGCATCGCGGAACCCCACTAAAATCATGAGCGAAAACGACACCGACACGGACGAGACGCGCACCGACGGCGGGAGCCCGGGTATCGTCGCCCCGGACGACGAGACGCCGACGTGGCGCGAGCGCAAGGAACGGACGACGGGTCTCTCGCGGCTCACCTACGAGTACTTCGAGCGCGCCCGTCGCGAGGACCAGGACCTACGGACCGAATCCGACTACGTCGAACGCGACGTGCTCGCGTTCCCGACGTGGCCCCACGAGACGGTTCGTAACCTCTCCATCGCGGCCTTCTTCACCGGGATGATCTTCTTCCTCTCGGCGACGATGCCGCCACACATCGGCGCGCCGGCCAACCCGAGTTCGACGCCGGCGATCATCCTGCCCGACTGGTATCTCTACTGGTCGTTCGGCCTGCTGAAGCTCGGTCCGCTGAATCCCGACCTCGCCATCCTCGGCGGGTCGAAGATCACCGCCGACCGCACGTACGGCGTGCTGGCGAACGTCGTCGTCGTCGGCTTCATCGCCATCGTCCCCTTCCTGAACAAGGGGTCGGCCCGACGCCCCGTCGAGCAGCCGTTCTGGTCGGCCATCGGCGTCGGCGGCATCGTCTTCGCGTTCACCATCAGCCTGCTCGCGGTCAAGAACCTGATGCCGATGAACGTCGACCTGCTGTTCGATCTGACCTTCCTCGTGCCCATCGTGGCGACGACCATCACCTACGCGGTGCTGAAGACGATGCGCGAGGGGTACATGTACGACCTCAACCGGCGGTACTAC from Haloplanus salinus encodes:
- a CDS encoding cytochrome bc complex cytochrome b subunit, coding for MSENDTDTDETRTDGGSPGIVAPDDETPTWRERKERTTGLSRLTYEYFERARREDQDLRTESDYVERDVLAFPTWPHETVRNLSIAAFFTGMIFFLSATMPPHIGAPANPSSTPAIILPDWYLYWSFGLLKLGPLNPDLAILGGSKITADRTYGVLANVVVVGFIAIVPFLNKGSARRPVEQPFWSAIGVGGIVFAFTISLLAVKNLMPMNVDLLFDLTFLVPIVATTITYAVLKTMREGYMYDLNRRYYRLRPPK
- a CDS encoding cytochrome b gives rise to the protein MSLEKKDEMDHKGWMKRKDLTPVETTFLTALIWMDKRLRVVDYLELLEDLYYKVNMQMPKSHTEQYDLDNKFWYWYPLYALGSFSTLAYIVAAVSGALLGFYYAPAQTGDPSTAYNSITFIMTDLQFGFMLRSIHRWSAQVMVAAVFLHMLRVYFTGAYKEPRELNWLLGIVLISLTMVFGYTGYLLPWDQLAFWAGQIGVEMSLSIPLAGEWIAQLLFGGFTLSQATLQRMYILHVFLLPFVVTTLIAIHIGIVWVQGIAEPH